One window of Toxotes jaculatrix isolate fToxJac2 chromosome 19, fToxJac2.pri, whole genome shotgun sequence genomic DNA carries:
- the LOC121199367 gene encoding kinesin-like protein KIF13B isoform X6 yields the protein MNSGSPCLWESDRETTAHFFTRSSGTMDDNSFNDSNVKVAVRVRPMNRREKNLKTKCVVEMEGNQTVLHPAITNLNKGDPRNQPKVFAYDYCFWSMDESQKDKFAGQDVVFQCLGESLLDNAFMGYNACIFAYGQTGSGKSYTMMGSAEQPGLIPRLCSSLFSRTVQEAREGESFTVEVSYMEIYNEKVRDLLDPKGSRQALRVREHKVLGPYVDGLSRLAVASYKDIESLMSEGNKSRTVAATNMNEESSRSHAVFNIILTHTLMDLQSGTSGEKVSKLSLVDLAGSERAAKTGAAGERLKEGSNINKSLSTLGLVISALADQGAGTNKSKFVPYRDSVLTWLLKDSLGGNSRTAMVATISPAADNYDETLSTLRYADRAKNIINHAVVNEDPNARIIRELRDEVEKLKEQLTEAESMKAPELKERLEESEKLIQEMTVTWEEKLRKTEAVAQERQRQLESLGISLQSSGIRVVDDRCFLVNLNADPALNELLVYYLKEHTRVGSANSQDIQLCGMAIQTEHSVIDITENNCVVLTPHRNARTCVNGATVTSPTQLHHGDRILWGNNHYFRISLPRHMAHAGGEDEEGGSAMKTCLSTDRLGELDAFSDVSSERSFSYESAQAEVMIKGMGSNDPLQSVLQTLERQHEEEKRCALERQRQMYEQELQQLRQRLTPEKSSHLLDASGLPVSAAAAASPASHKRMRRWSEDREAMMTRGLRRLREQIVRANLQAREASFIAEELNKRTEYLVTLQIPAANLDANRKRDVVLSEPAIQVRRKGKGKQIWALEKMENRLVDMRELYQEWKDFDEDNPAMRSYFKRANPFFDEQENHSLIGVANVFLACLFYDVKLQYAVPIINQKGEVAGRLHVEVWRGTEGSGDEGPGESDPQSSNTDRDPQERKLDCVVKVLQATGLPQHLSNFVFCQYHFWGQEEPVFIVPEVVPSSSSSATRDPQCTVVFDHAKELSVPVSDDFVEFLAEGALAIGVYGHKQSNHRRNLALWDLGVIQAKTRSLRERWSEVTRRLELWVQLMELNEAGEFRAVEVLPARDIRTGGIFQLRQGQSHRVQVEVRSVPDSGTMPLITASILSVSIGDVKVRQTRLSRGSESQWGGDEEMDSYHEIDLERMREQWLVTLTQRQEYLDQQLQKIVSKPDKSEDDVERESQLLELRLTLTEERNAVLVPSAGSGIPGAPAERVPVPGMETHIPVLFLDLSADDFQSSLSAPLAGGLDALLSGEDEDDFFDLHIVKHYDPEVKAEASWDSTVHACPQLSRVASADQRVYLTVRTVVQLSHPAHMQLVLRKRICVSVIGKQGFAQSLLKRMSQRSTIPGCGVTFEIVSNIPGDIHGPEDREMLARLAASAEGDQSADSEAAIEKYLRSVLAVENILTLDRLRQEVAVREQLAVRGKPPKRCLSSPNINQSWKSHQDLSVVPPPPRRTLPSSLSQNLSPETVKAVPKLLKSLLPGGKEDSRDQTAVHQQNVPRIMVQSASVEDGMSKHQQPVPIEEIIPADIQTEIPRSMPLPPPIILETEVSTPSPVSEASSGYMSTSLSTVTLSEVYTLSWDLPQSAGFEMVPDEEEEDIKMAQFDTDPQSLLADQSEPQESSLRVVNGEAAAERTDVPLSEPDDTPSDSNLSQQEPSQSPSVRLKDQGELDPAVESGLSGETRQKRDSTADQIGLESSEPVRDSVVVQDGETKQAQLLQTDHSKSETAVTGELELPAPGQTQAETSLLDETQASAQKVQTQVETTLPQPQQPKQDRAQDPAPNLISTLSGDSAPAPGSPGDSAPAPEPPEDSALQASSEEQSAPEASDPNSSSILISSSATHEVQQEPSADESVKAPTPLSNIQPSKPAASAANPFKIQKVKSSELKSFHGILGEEDTGHVDRASSLGAALNLSVPMESLEIISDSEEGDASAATVLPKWLKEGEFVTVGTNKSGTVRYVGPTDFAEGTWVGVELEVPAGKNDGSVGGKHYFHCNPGYGVLVKPDRVTRGGAKRRRQQQQQKSRSANLSGSSPNLAALTALAKGEAGAASGSRSSRGENRKSWNT from the exons AAAAGAacctaaaaacaaaatgtgtggtggagatggaggggaaCCAGACAGTTCTGCATCCAGCCATCACCAACTTGAACAAAGGGGATCCCCG gaATCAGCCAAAG GTTTTTGCCTATGATTACTGTTTCTGGTCCATGGATGAATCTCAGAAAGACAAGTTTGCAG GTCAGGATGTAGTATTCCAGTGCCTTGGGGAGAGTCTGCTGGACAACGCCTTCATGGGCTACAACGCCTGCATCTTTGCTTATGGACAGACAG GCTCTGGGAAGTCGTACACCATGATGGGCTCCGCGGAGCAGCCTGGTCTGATCCCTCGGCTCTGCAGCTCTTTGTTCAGCAGGACGGTGCAGGAGGCTCGTGAGGGAGAAAGCTTCACTGTGGAGGTCTCCTACATGGAGATTTACAACGAGAAGGTCAGAGACCTGCTCGACCCCAAAGG aagTCGACAGGCTCTGAGAGTGAGAGAACACAAAGTTTTGGGGCCTTATGTTGACGGCCTGTCCCGCCTGGCTGTGGCCAGCTACAAG GACATTGAATCTCTGATGTCAGAGGGAAATAAATCTCGCACAGTGGCGGCCACAAACATGAACGAAGAGAGCAGCAGATCACATGCTGTGTTCAAcatcatcctcacacacacactcatggacCTACAGTCTGGG ACAAGTGGAGAGAAAGTGAGCAAGCTGAGTCTGGTGGACCTGGCAGGCAGTGAGCGGGCAGCCAAGACTGGAGCAGCAGGGGAACGATTGAAAGAAGGCAGCAACATCAATAA GTCTCTCAGCACTCTGGGTTTGGTTATCTCGGCCTTGGCTGACCAGGGAGCAGGGACGAACAAGAGCAAGTTTGTTCCATACAGAGACTCTGTGCTCACCTGGCTGCTGAAG GACAGCCTGGGAGGGAACAGCCGCACAGCTATGGTCGCCACCATCAGCCCAGCAGCGGACAATTACGACGAGACGCTCTCTACCCTGCGTTACGCCGACAGGGCAAAGAACATCATCAACCACGCCGTGGTCAACGAAGACCCCAACGCCAGGATCATCCGAGAGCTGCGAGACGAAGTGGAGAAGCTGAAGGAGCAGCTCACAGAGGCTGAG TCTATGAAGGCTCCAGAGCTGAAGGAACGGCTGGAGGAATCTGAGAAACTGATCCAAGAAATGACAGTGACCTGGGAGGAGAAACTCAGGAAGACTGAGGCCGTCGCACAG GAGCGTCAGAGGCAGCTGGAGAGCCTGGGAATTTCTCTGCAGTCTTCTGGAATCAGGGTGGTGGATGACAGGTGTTTCCTCGTCAACCTTAACGCTGACCCTGCTCTCAACGAGCTGCTGGTCTACTACCTGAAG GAGCACACGCGCGTGGGCTCAGCCAATTCACAGGACATCCAGTTGTGCGGGATGGCCATCCAGACTGAGCACAGCGTCATCGACATCACCGAAAACAACTGTGTGGTGCTCACTCCTCACCGCAACGCTCG AACATGTGTGAATGGGGCTACAGTTACTAGTCCAACCCAGCTTCATCATGGTGACAGAATTCTGTGGGGTAACAACCACTACTTCAG AATCAGCTTGCCCAGGCATATGGCCCACGCAGggggtgaggatgaggagggcgGCTCTGCGATGAAGACATGTTTGAGCACCGACCGGCTGGGTGAACTCGATGCGTTCAGCGACGTGTCGAGCGAGCGGAGCTTCAGTTACGAGTCGGCCCAGGCCGAGGTCATGATAAAAGGCATGGGCAGCAATG acccCTTACAGTCGGTGTTACAGACCCTGGAGAGGCAGCACGAGGAGGAGAAGCGATGTGCCCTGGAGCGGCAGAGGCAGATGTACgaacaggagctgcagcagctccgtCAGAGACTCACCCCTGAGAAATCCTCCCACCTCCTCGACGCGTCAGGTCTTCCGGtcagtgcagctgctgcagcgtCACCTGCATCCCACAAACGTATGCGGCGGTGGAGtgaggacag GGAGGCGATGATGACTCGCGGCCTGCGGCGCCTGAGGGAGCAGATAGTTCGGGCCAACCTGCAGGCTCGGGAGGCCAGCTTCATCGCAGAAGAGCTGAACAAGAGAACAGAGTACCTGGTCACTCTTCAGATACCTGCCGCTAACCTGGACGCCAACAGAAAG cGTGACGTGGTGCTGAGCGAGCCGGCCATCCAGGTCCGTCGTAAAGGTAAAGGGAAGCAGATCTGGGCTCTGGAGAAGATGGAGAACAGGCTGGTGGACATGAGGGAACTCTACCAGGAGTGGAAGGACTTCGATGAAGACAACCCT GCGATGCGGTCCTATTTCAAACGTGCCAACCCGTTCTTTGACGAGCAGGAGAACCACAGTCTGATCGGTGTGGCCAACGTTTTCCTGGCCTGCCTGTTCTACGACGTCAAGCTGCAGTATGCAGTGCCCATCATCAACCAGAAAGGAGAG GTGGCGGGTCGGCTGCACGTGGAGGTGTGGCGGGGTACAGAGGGCTCTGGGGACGAGGGTCCAGGCGAGTCTGACCCTCAGTCGAGCAACACTGACAGAGATCCACAGGAGCGTAAACTGGACTGTGTG gtgaaAGTCCTCCAGGCCACTGGTCTTCCTCAGCACCTGTCCAACTTTGTCTTCTGCCAGTACCACTTCTGGGGGCAGGAGGAACCTGTGTTCATCGTTCCagaggtggtgccgtccagcTCATCATCTGCCACTCGAGACCCTCAGTGCACTGTGGTCTTCGACCATGCCAAG GAGCTGTCTGTGCCGGTGTCAGATGACTTTGTGGAGTTTTTGGCAGAGGGGGCTCTGGCCATTGGAGTGTACGGTCACAAACAGTCCAACCACCGCAGAAACCTGGCGCTGTGGGACCTGGGAGTAATTCAAGCCAAGACCAGATCCCTCAGAGAGAG GTGGAGTGAGGTGACTCGTCGACTGGAGTTGTGGGTGCAGCTGATGGAGCTGAATGAGGCCGGAGAGTTCAGAGCAGTGGAGGTTCTTCCTGCCAGAGACATACGCACTGGAGGAATCTTCCAGCTTAGACAG GGTCAGTCCCATCGGGTCCAGGTGGAGGTGCGGTCAGTGCCTGACTCGGGCACCATGCCTCTCATCACTGCCTCCATCCTCTCTGTGTCCATCGGAGACGTCAAGGTCCGCCAGACGCGTCTCTCCCGAGGCAGCGAATCACAATGg GGTGGAGATGAAGAGATGGACAGCTATCAC gaGATAGACCTGGAGAGGATGAGGGAACAGTGGCTGGTCACACTCACTCAGAGGCAGGAGTATCTGGACCAGCAGCTACAGAAGATAGTTTCCAAACCAG atAAGTCAGAGGACGATGTTGAAAGGGAGTCCCAGCTGCTGGAGCTTCGTCTGACTCTCACAGAGGAACGAAACGCTGTCCTGGTGCCATCAGCTGGCAGCGGGATCCCCGGGGCACCAGCAGAAAG GGTTCCTGTCCCTggaatggaaacacacattccTGTCCTGTTCCTGGATCTCAGTG CTGACGATTTCCAGTCCAGTCTTTCGGCCCCGTTGGCCGGGGGCCTGGACGCGTTGCTCAGtggggaggatgaggatgacTTCTTTGACCTTCATATTGTTAAACATTATGATCCAGAG GTGAAAGCGGAGGCTTCCTGGGACTCGACAGTCCACGCGTGCCCCCAGCTGAGTCGCGTGGCGTCGGCTGACCAGAGGGTGTATTTGACAGTCCGCACGGTGGTTCAGCTGAGCCACCCGGCCCACATGCAGCTGGTCCTCAGGAAACGCATCTGCGTCAGTGTCATCGGGAAACAG GGTTTTGCCCAGAGTCTGCTGAAGAGGATGTCTCAGCGCAGCACCATCCCAGGCTGTGGAGTCACGTTCGAAATCGTCTCTAACATCCCAGGG GACATCCATGGTCCAGAGGACAGGGAGATGTTGGCCAGGCTAGCTGCCAGCGCTGAGGGCGACCAGTCAGCTGACAGTGAGGCGGCCATAGAGAAATACCTCCGTAGCGTCCTGGCTGTGGAGAACATCCTCACGCTGGACCGTCTCAGACAG gaggtgGCTGTGAGGGAACAGCTGGCAGTCAGAGGGAAACCTCCCAAACGCTGCCTGAGCTCTCCAAACATCAACCAG AGCTGGAAGAGCCACCAGGACCTTTCTGTGGTTCCTCCTCCACCCAGACGCACATTGCCCAGTTCCCTGTCCCAGAACCTGAGCCCAGAAACAG TGAAGGCCGTGCCCAAGCTGCTGAAGTCACTGCTTCCTGGTGGGAAGGAAGATAGTAGAGACCAGACAGCTGTCCATCAGCAG AACGTGCCGCGCATCATGGTGCAGTCGGCCAGTGTTGAAGACGGCATGAGCAAACACCAGCAGCCA GTTCCCATagaggaaatcattcctgccgaCATCCAAACAGAGATCCCCAGATCCATGCCCCTCCCACCGCCAATCATCCTGGAAACGGAAGTATCCACCCCCAGCCCTGTGAGCGAAGCTTCCAGTGGTTACATGTCGACCAGCTTGTCTACAGTAACGCTGTCAGAGGTCTACACGTTGAGCTGGGACCTGCCTCAGTCAGCCGGCTTTGAAATGGTGccagatgaagaggaggaggacattaAAATGGCACAATTTGACACTGATCCTCAGTCTTTACTTgcggaccaatcagagcctcagGAGTCATCATTGCGGGTTGTAAACGGCGAGGCGGCCGCAGAGAGGACTGACGTACCACTGTCTGAACCAGATGATACTCCATCAGATTCTAATCTGAGTCAACAGGAACCAAGTCAGTCTCCTTCAGTCCGGTTGAAGGATCAAGGAGAACTTGATCCAGCTGTAGAGTCAGGCTTATCAGGTGAGACCAGACAAAAACGAGACTCAACAGCTGACCAGATTGGATTAGAGAGTTCTGAGCCAGTCAGAGACTCAGTGGTAGTACAGGACGGGGAAACCAAACAGGCACAATTATTGCAAACAGACCACTCAAAATCAGAGACCGCCGTGACAGGAGAACTCGAGCTACCTGCCCCAGGCCAGACACAAGCTGAAACGTCACTCCTTGATGAAACACAAGCGTCTGCACAGAAAGTTCAAACTCAAGTGGAAACGACACTCCCACAGCCTCAGCAGCCCAAACAAGACAGGGCCCAAGATCCAGCTCCAAACCTGATCTCAACTTTGTCTGGAGACTCAGCTCCTGCTCCAGGATCACCTGGAGACTCAGCTCCTGCTCCAGAACCTCCTGAAGACTCAGCTCTTCAAGCTTCATCAGAGGAACAATCAGCTCCCGAGGCCTCAGACCCAaacagctcctccatcctgatCTCATCCTCAGCGACACATGAGGTCCAACAGGAACCATCTGCCGATGAATCTGTGAAAGCTCCCACTCCTCTGTCCAACATTCAGCCTTCCAAAcccgctgcctcagcagccAACCCCTTCAAGATTCAGAAGGTAAAGTCTTCAGAACTCAAGTCCTTTCATGGTATACTGGGTGAGGAGGACACCGGGCACGTGGACCGGGCCAGCAGCCTTGGAGCAGCTCTCAACCTCTCTGTGCCGATGGAAAGTCTGGAAATTATCTCGGACTCTGAGGAGGGAGATGCATCTGCTGCTACTGTTCTTCCTAAGTGGTTGAAAGAAGGGGAGTTTGTGACCGTGGGGACCAATAAGAGTGGTACTGTGCGATATGTGGGACCCACAGATTTTGCAGAGGGTACCTGGGTGGGAGTGGAACTGGAGGTACCAGCAG GAAAGAATGATGGCTCAGTGGGCGGTAAGCACTACTTCCACTGTAACCCCGGTTATGGAGTACTGGTAAAGCCAGACAGAGTGACCCGCGGCGGGGCCAAACGCAGAcgccagcagcaacagcaaaagAGCCGTAGTGCCAACCTGTCTGGATCCAGTCCGAACCTGGCAGCCCTCACCGCTCTGGCCAAAGGTGAAGCCGGTGCAGCATCAGGCAGccgcagcagcagaggagagaaccGCAAGTCCTGGAACACTTGA